One window of the Pseudomonas sihuiensis genome contains the following:
- a CDS encoding acyl-CoA dehydrogenase family protein has translation MNLETPKKFRGLQQQAQQVAKHYFRPISRKYDQAEHAYPKELDLLAALLDGMNEGSPDAVGAGSASKRGAAREQQAGIKNGGNMAALLGVIELCWGDVGLLLAMPRQGLGNAAIAAVANDEQLARFGKTWAAMAITEPGCGSDSAAIRTTAVKDGDHYILNGEKIFVTSGGRADAVVVWATLDRSLGRAAIKSFVVEKGTPGMTITRLEKKLGIKASDTASISLSDCRVPAANLLGNAEIDVQKGFAGVMETFDNTRPLVAGMAVGVARAALERTRELLSKAGCRFDYAKPLLSVTHAEATLYRLEAEWEAARLLTLKAAWMADNKLPNSKEASIAKAKAGRVASEVTLKCVELAGALGYGEDELLEKWARDSKILDIFEGTQQIQLLIVARRLLGKSSSELK, from the coding sequence ATGAACCTGGAAACCCCGAAGAAATTCCGCGGCCTGCAGCAGCAGGCGCAGCAGGTGGCCAAGCACTATTTCCGGCCGATCTCGCGCAAGTACGACCAGGCCGAGCACGCCTATCCCAAGGAGCTGGACCTGCTCGCCGCGCTGCTCGACGGCATGAACGAGGGCTCACCCGACGCCGTCGGTGCCGGCTCGGCCAGCAAGCGTGGGGCAGCACGTGAGCAGCAGGCAGGCATCAAGAATGGTGGCAACATGGCTGCGCTGCTCGGCGTGATTGAGCTGTGCTGGGGCGATGTCGGCCTGCTGCTGGCCATGCCGCGTCAGGGGCTGGGCAACGCGGCCATTGCTGCGGTGGCCAATGACGAGCAACTGGCGCGGTTCGGCAAGACCTGGGCGGCCATGGCCATTACCGAGCCGGGCTGTGGTTCGGATTCGGCGGCGATTCGCACCACGGCGGTAAAGGATGGCGACCACTACATCCTCAACGGCGAGAAGATCTTCGTCACCTCCGGCGGGCGCGCCGATGCCGTGGTGGTTTGGGCCACGCTGGACAGAAGTCTGGGGCGTGCGGCGATCAAGTCCTTTGTAGTGGAGAAGGGCACGCCGGGGATGACGATTACACGTCTGGAGAAGAAGCTGGGGATAAAGGCATCCGATACGGCTTCGATCAGCCTCAGCGATTGTCGGGTGCCGGCGGCCAACCTGCTGGGCAACGCCGAGATCGACGTGCAAAAGGGCTTTGCCGGGGTCATGGAAACCTTCGACAACACTCGGCCGCTGGTTGCTGGCATGGCGGTCGGCGTGGCGCGCGCGGCGCTGGAGCGTACCCGTGAATTGCTGAGCAAGGCCGGTTGCCGCTTTGATTACGCCAAGCCACTGCTGAGCGTTACCCATGCCGAGGCCACGTTGTATCGCCTGGAGGCGGAATGGGAGGCGGCGCGTCTGTTGACCTTGAAGGCTGCCTGGATGGCTGACAACAAGTTGCCCAACTCGAAAGAGGCCTCGATTGCCAAGGCCAAGGCCGGACGTGTGGCCAGCGAGGTGACGCTCAAGTGCGTGGAGCTGGCCGGTGCGCTGGGCTACGGTGAGGATGAGTTGCTGGAGAAGTGGGCACGCGATTCGAAGATTCTCGATATCTTCGAAGGCACCCAGCAGATTCAGTTGCTGATCGTCGCCCGGCGCCTGCTGGGCAAGAGTTCCAGCGAGCTCAAGTAA